The window aatctgggcttaacggaGTTTATCATGGGAGTTTCCTGCGTACTATGCCCAAATTTAATGGGGCAGTATTTAGGGCTttttaaatattctttttttaCAGGTCTTGTGCTAATTTATCCAGTAGAGCTCAGGActtgaaaaaaaataatgcaaggCATTTACcagctcctatttaggaggtactgagggtcctgtttactaagctgcgctaacgtttttagcgtgtgctaaaaatgagcacacGCTAATGCAAGAGACACCCAGAAGaacatatgagtgtctctagcattagcacatgctaaaaatgcttagtaaacaagggcccTTAGTGCTTATACAGCTGTGATTCACATCTGTCCACCCGTGTCTATTGGTTTTAGCTATAATGTTCTACTTCAGGTAAGCTGCACTATTTCCTACCCCCCATCTTTCTTTACTGACAGCCTCATGAGCGCTGGTCACAGACTCTGATGGTGCCTCCCGTTGCAAGGGCAACTCAGCCacctggtataacttgttacaaatgtaattgggtctttcatatgtgctggaggcttgcaattggtgtccttgccatacctcttctcagtaaattacaagactccagcacatatgcagcacctatgattggtccagggtagagcagaggtggatgctcaccacagcctataaaaactacgctgcagacaaagaaactctgaaaaaaaTAGGCATGTTtggaaagagagtttcagatccatcCAATAGCCTATTTTTTCCCTAAGGGGGTGCTCTCCCCCTtcatagaaactaattctctatagttaagaatctttctttcattcattctttctttcttcctttctttctctctgttctatcACCTTTGTAAGTTTGtatgacagtgaggaataaactttccttcctcctttttctcttctttatataattagtctgattacttatcattaccagaggtactgatgttatcAGTTGCAAGTTGttacaaacttacaaaatctatcCGATGCTGTGCTGGAGAATAAGAataaaagacttttaattctcaAATTCCTGTCCAATGTTTCTATAATATTTTCTAATATTTCATAAgatgtttagagaatagcaaccAAATGCACAGCCAGATAGAGCGCGGTATGTGTAACACACTAGCTGGCTTAATGCTTCCGTGCTCGCTCACTGCTCACGCCGCACCCCTGACAGAAACATTTGGTAACAGGAAAACGATCATAAATCCTTTAATGTGGTCACACAGTAGCCTGTTTCAGCACGTTAATTACGTGTTAAGTGCTTAATGCCCTTTGTGGAAGAGTCCCCAGATCCATTACACATGTTGATGAAATAGCAACACATTTTATCAATGGGACCACATTATATTTTCTATATTAAAAAAACCACACTCCAATGAATGCTTATGACATACCATCTCTAGAGAAAGACTCTGCTGAGGTAAAGATattaatataacataacataaattaCAGAACTCAACATCTAAACCTCACCACCCAACTCATTATCAGCAAGCAAATATCAACATAACTTCTGGAAGGTGAAGAGTTCCACAACCCTGTGTGCATCCACTGAGTCCTCCAGTCCAGTGGAATACTTTTCCGGCAAGATCTGCAGTGTGTATCAACACTTCTGAGAGCTGAGGATCACAGTGAGCACAGAATCGTTCATTACCCTGAGGTAATAAATGTAAGAATCCAGTAGGCAGTATTATCGATTGTAATTGTTAGAATTAATGTACCATCACTCCTACAATGCTTGAGCAGAGGACATGAAAGATAGAGCAATAGAGCAGGGAACGAGGAAGGATTCAGTGGGATCTACTTAGTGAAGAGTGTTTggtgaggagagagggagaaaagaaatGAGTAGAGGAGAGAAAGCATTGAAAAAAGagagtacagtgatacctcggttttcgtcgatcatccgtccgaaaacaatcggcgaaaaccgaggcaattattgaAACAATGCCACACCGAGCAGGAGAACGcatgtttttgcaaaattagcagcgaggtcacatgggcacgccgacaaaatccgaggcaatcgacgaaatccgagacaaatttttcctGGAAAAATTGACAAAAACCGAAACTGACGATAgccaaagtcaacgaaaaccgaggtattactgtatatagAGAACCAAGATGCGAGACAGGTGTTGGGAGATTGAGGTACAGATGACGGTGAAGTTATAGCCTGAAAACGTTTACTCAGAGACTGGAAAATGAAGGAGAAGCGGAGTCAATGCAGTGAAACCATCTCCCCTACTAGCTACAGAACAATTGTTCAACTCAAACTTTCACATTGGTTATCAGCATCAAAATTTCCCCCTTTCCTACTGTTTTTCGATGAGATAGCAGGAAGATAACTCTTAGAATTAAGAGCAGCCTCACATATGGCAAACCAACATCAAACAAAGGCATCCCAATTGTTGCAATGATTCCTCCAGGTCCCAGAGAGACGTCCATGCAGTTCGTAGAATCACTGCAGCGACGTGCGTATAGATGTTTACGTTTATTCTAAAATGTGATATACTACCCGTAACTACCAAAAGATCAAAGCGGTTTGGAACTATCAATTAAAACAGGAAAGAGCAAAACACTCACATCTTAGATAGATGTTGCTATATACAGCCCCCTTATTTTTATGGCTAAGTGCTGGGCAAATTAAACACCTGCTGGAAATAGATGCATatgaccgaccccccccccccccaagttaaacACTTATTATTTCTGCATGCTCATTTCTGAAATGGTCCTATCATTTGTGCTTAACACAACATACATCTTTTCGCACTGCTATTTTTGCAACCTAACTTACTCCCTGATTACTAAGACGCACTAGTGACTGGCGGacacattcactttgaacgggctgtgtcggcattgacTCACGGCTTAATAAACAAGGGAGTTAAAGAACCAGATGTACAAAAAGGTTTTCCTCCATTTTGCAGATATTTTTATCAAAATAAGCTATACATCAAAAAGGGAGCCTGCCTGGCATCAGCTTGTTCCAAACATTGGGAAACTGGAAAGGACATTGAAAGAGGCAGAAAAATGAAAACACGTTTACCTGCAAATGATTCTAAAGAATTGAcacagatgttaaaaaaaatgtaaaaagcaagCAGATTAACATAGTCTCAGGAAACCATGGAGAATTACATCGAAATAGCAGGCTGATCAATTCCCCTAAATCTCCAGATTCAAAAATGAACTGGGTCACTCAAATATTTGCTGAATGGAGTTGGGGCACCCgtggcaagggagctatgcatgtgggagctgtttctgaagtccaccgcactgacctctagggtgcccagttggtgtcctggcatgtcaggggggccagtgtactacgaatcctggcccctcccacgaccaaatggctcggattaggatgtttttgagctgggcgtttttattttccattatcgctaaaaaaaaaaaaaaaatgcccagctcagaaacgaacaaatccatggcatttggtccgtacaaaccgtatttttggaaacaaaaaaagacgtccatttttttcaaaaatacggtctgtccctcctcttcacttacccattttcggacatagacgcccatggagataggcgttcgcgttcgattatgccaaaCAAGAAAATAATTTGGCTACTTTAAATTAATATTTGGTATGAGGTAATTCTGCTGCTATATAAAGCTTCTATCTTCATATTTCTCATTTGTATGTCATAAACAAGTGATTTTATGGTGGCAGATGATTGTCAGAATAGAATAACACGAAGACTATGAGAGCTCTCGGTGGTCTGTGTCTAAACAATTCAACGCTGGGAGAGCTCTGACCAACTGGGTCCTAGAGGGTCCAGTCAATGGCCTTAGTCTTCAAGCATCCCAAGATTTGTGTCAACCGTGTAAGACAAAATAACGATACCAAGTAATTTACTAACTATGAGTTGTGTGAAGAGGGGTTGCATTGACCCCCACTGGGTTCTTTCATTGCAACAAATATATAACAAGGAAATTTTGAGTGTTTCAATGGGCACATATTCATTTTTGAAACTGTCTTTTCAAATTTCAAGGTGCCCCTGGCAATCTTAGAAGAATCTAATGGAAGAGGAAAATATTACCACAATGACAGAATTCCTCATTCTGGGGTTTTATGAGTTCCCAGAGCTGCAAATccccatttcctttctgtttttactGATTTACCTGACCATCCtgatggggaacctcactataatAATCATGACGTGCCTGGACCCTCGTCTGCAGACCCCCATGTACTTTTTCCTCTGTAACTTGTCCTTCCTCGATATCTCTTACACCTCAGTCACTCTCCCCAAACTATTGGACGTCTCCTTAAGAAACAGTCACCATATTTCTGCAATCGGGTGTTTTacacagatgtattatttcttattttcagtATGTGTAGAATTTCTGCTGCTTACCATGATGGCTTATGATCGCTTTGTGGCGATATGTCACCCCCTACGGTACAGTGTAATTATGAATCTGAGACTCTGTGTACTGATGGCCATTGGGTCCTGGATCTATGGGATTGTAGAACCAGTGACACACACTGTCCTTGTATCACATTTATCCTATTGTGGGTCCCGGGAGATCAACCATTTCTTTTGTGATATCTCGGCATTGCTAAAACTCTCCTGCACCAACACTTCCACCATTGATCATATGACTTCTGTTTTGGCTGTGCTTGTAGTGTTGCCCTGCTTTCTGTTAACCATGACGTCTTACATCTACATCATCTCCAGCATCCTGAGGATCCGTTCCTCGGAGGGAAGACGcaaagccttctccacctgctcctcccacctCACAGTGGTTACTCTGTTCTATGTATCTCTGACATGTCTGTATGCAAAACCAACATCCATGCAGTCCCTGGACCTAAACAAGCTAATTGCTCTGCTGTATAATGTTTTAATCCCCTTGTTAAATCCTATCATTTATAGCCTGAAAAACAGAGATCTAAAAGAAGCCATAAGAAAAGTTGTAAAAAGAACGCAATTTCCTTCAACtcagaagaaaatttttcttgtGAGCAAAGGTTAAACCACCACATCTAACCAAGAGATAAACTCAAATGCTAGTGAAGgagccttagaggggcataatcaaacgcaaacacccatctccatgggcgcctatttccgtggggggggggggggggacaacctgtattttttgaaaaaagatgggcgtccatctttttttttgataatacaggttgtgcggggcaaatgcctaggatttgtgcATTTTTCAGCTGGGTGCTATCGgtgttcagcgataatggaaaccgaaggcgcccacgaataaatccaaggcattgggtcatgggaggggccaggattcgtagtgcactggtccccctcacatgtctggacaccaactgggcaccctagggggcacatttacaaattaaaaaaaaattaaaatagctcccaggtgcatagcacccttcccttgtgtgctgagcccccccaaatccccccccccaaatccactgcccacaagtcctacaccattaccatagccctaaggggtgaaggggggcacctacatgtgggtacagtggggtttggagggctcagcattaaccagcacaagtgtaacaggtgggggggggggtgggcctgggtctgcctgcctgaagtccactgcacccactaacaactgctccagggacctgcatactgctgtcagggagctgggtatgacatttgaggcttgaaaaaaagttttttttggtgggagggggttagggaccactgggggagtcaggggaggtcatccccgattctctccggtggtcatctggtcatttagggaacttttttgggacttgttcgtgaaaaaaagggtccacaaaaattGATGGGACCTCCCGTTGCAAGAGCAACTCAGCCACCTGGTATAGCTTGTTACAAATGTGattgggtctttcatatgtgctggaggcttgcaattggtgtccttgccatacctcttctcagtaaattacaagactccagcacatatgcagcacctatgattggtccagggtagagcagaggtggatgctcaccacagcctataaaaactacgctgcagacaaagaaactctgaaaaaaattggcatgtttggaaagagagtttcagatccatcCAATAGCCTATTTTTTCCCTAAGGGGGTGCTCTCCCCCTTCAtaaaaactaattctctatagttaagaatctttctttcattcattctttctctctgttctatcACCTTTGTAAGTTTGtatgacagtgaggaataaactttccttcctcctttttcttttctttatataattagtctgattacttataattaccagaggtactgatgttaggtTTTGTGTGTTTGTTACAACATGCAACCgatatctgatgctgtgctggagAATAAGAataaaagacttttaattctctaATTCCTGTCCAATTTTTCTgtaatattttgtaatatttcataatatgtttagagaatagcaaccAAATGCACAGCCTAGTACAGTTTCCACATCCTACGGTACAAATATACAATTACCAGAGTGGTAGAACCTATGTTGCACCTCTTTGGTTGACAGTATTCCA is drawn from Microcaecilia unicolor chromosome 14, aMicUni1.1, whole genome shotgun sequence and contains these coding sequences:
- the LOC115458427 gene encoding olfactory receptor 1009-like: MEEENITTMTEFLILGFYEFPELQIPISFLFLLIYLTILMGNLTIIIMTCLDPRLQTPMYFFLCNLSFLDISYTSVTLPKLLDVSLRNSHHISAIGCFTQMYYFLFSVCVEFLLLTMMAYDRFVAICHPLRYSVIMNLRLCVLMAIGSWIYGIVEPVTHTVLVSHLSYCGSREINHFFCDISALLKLSCTNTSTIDHMTSVLAVLVVLPCFLLTMTSYIYIISSILRIRSSEGRRKAFSTCSSHLTVVTLFYVSLTCLYAKPTSMQSLDLNKLIALLYNVLIPLLNPIIYSLKNRDLKEAIRKVVKRTQFPSTQKKIFLVSKG